The segment CGTGGTTTTATCTGCACTACAGCTCACCCAGCAGGCTGCGAAGCCCATGTTCGTGAGCAAATTGCCTATGTGAAATCTCGTGGTGAACTGAAAAATGGACCGAAAAAGGTTCTGGTAATTGGTGCATCCACTGGTTATGGTCTGGCTTCTCGCATCAATGCGGCTTTTGGCAGCGGTGCAGCGACCATCGGTGTTTTCTTTGAAAAGCCGGGCAGTGAGAGCAAAACAGGTTCCGCAGGCTGGTACAACGCAGCTGGTTTTGACAAAGCAGCGAAAGAAGCGGGTCTGTATGCGAAAAGCATCAACGGTGATGCATTCTCTAATGAATGCCGTCAAACCGTAATCGACTTGATTAAACAAGATTTAGGTCAAATCGATTTAGTGGTTTATTCACTGGCTTCCCCAGTGCGTAAAATGCCTGAAACGGGTGAAGTTGTACGTTCAGCATTAAAACCAATTGGCGAACCGTACAAATCTGTTGCGCTGGATACTAACAAAGACGTGCTGATCGAAGCCGTTGTTGAACCGGCCAACGAGCAAGAAATCGAAGACACCGTGAAAGTGATGGGCGGTCAAGATTGGGAATTGTGGATGAACGCATTAGCGGATGCGGGCGTTCTGGCTGACAATGCACAATCTGTTGCTTACTCCTATATCGGTACTGATTTAACTTGGCCAATCTACTGGCACGGTACATTAGGCAAAGCGAAAGAAGATTTAGATCGCGCAGCCCATGCTATCAACGAAAAAATGGCACAGAAAGGCGGTTCCGCACATGTTGCTGTACTGAAATCTGTGGTCACTCAAGCGTCTTCAGCAATTCCTGTCATGCCTCTTTACATCTCAATCGTGTTCAAAATCATGAAAGAGCAAGGCATTCATGAAGGTTGCATCGAGCAAATTCAACGTCTGTTCGCAACGAAATTATTCAGCGGTGAAACACCAGAAACTGACGAGAAAAACCGTCTGCGTCTGGATGACTGGGAACTGCGTGATGATGTGCAAGAAACTTGTCGTCAAATCTGGAAACAGCTTAACGACGACAACATCAATGCACTGACTGACTATCAAGGCTACAAAGCAGAATTCTTACGTTTATTCGGCTTTGGCTTAGATGGCGTTGATTACGAAGCAGACTTAAGCGGCGAAGTTAATTTTGAAGTGAAAGAATTAGTTTAATAGATAACTATCTATTTCGCTGAAAACCCCGAGCGCTGGTAAAACGGTTCTCGGGGTTTTATTTTTTGAGCTCTAGGATAATAATGATCAAATTGGTTTTTCATGGTGAGCCTCAAAAAGGGAGCGCAGGGATGTTGATTGTAGAAATGTTAAGTACTGGTGATGAAGTGCTGCATGGCCAAATTGTTGATACCAATGCGGCTTGGCTAGCGGATTGTTTGTTCCAGCAAGGAATACCGCTGCATAGCCGTACAACAGTCGGTGACTCTCTTGATAGCTTAGTGGAAACATTTATCGAACGTAGCCATCATGCAGATGTGGTTATTGTTAATGGTGGGTTAGGCCCAACGAGTGATGATCTCAGTGCCTTAGCGGCTGCAACCGCTGCAGGCGTACCACTTGTTGAGCATCCTGAGTGGATTGCGGTAATGGAAAGCTATTTTACTGCTCGAAGACGTGAAATACCGGCTACCAATCGTAAGCAGGCCATGTTACCCGCCAATGCTGAACTTATTGATAATCCTGTGGGAACAGCTTGTGGTTTTGCGCTGTATCTTAATGATTGCTGGTTCTTTTTTACACCGGGCGTCCCTTCTGAATTTAAAGTCATGGTTAATGAACAGATCATTCCTCGTTTACGTCAAAAGCTTACGTTGCCAGAGCCACCAATTTGTTTGCGTCTAACCAGCTTTGGTCGCAGTGAAAGTAGTCTTGCAAGGCAGTTTGACCCACTTGAATTACCAAAAGAGTGCGTGTTGGGTTACCGCTCTTCAATGCCAATCATTGAATTAAAATTGACAGGGCCTGCAAATCAACGCAATGCGATGGAGCAAGTTTGGCGAGTCGTGAAAGCGGGTGTCGGTGATAATAAAGTATTCGAAGGAACCGAAGGTATTGGCGCGTTAGTGCAGGAAGCGCTTGAACAACAACAGCTTTCGGTTGTGACTCATGAACAGTTCAGCGCGGGTTTACTCTATTGGACATTGAATGCAGCAAAAGTATCTGTCACTCAAGGGAATATTGAAAAATCGGCAGTGCAGTCGGATTTGGCCACATTAGTCCAAACTGCAAAAAATAGTCGGTCGCTAAATCAGTGTGAGATTGGTTTAGTGGTTGGTGACTATCATGAAGGCGTGTTATCTCTAGCGCTATCAACACCAACGGGCAGTTATGCTCAGAGCGTAAATTATTTACCTCGTAATCACTCAGAACTCGAAAAACAGCAGGTTAGCGTGATGTTAATGTTGGATATGCTATCCCGCTGGCTAGAGGGGCGGCCAATCATTGGGGACTATGAGTGGTTAGAGCAAATTCAAGTGATGGAAGTTAGCTAAAGTAATTAGCGTGCCGTTAGGATTATTTGCAAAGCCACCCTCAATGAAAATGGGGGTGATTAGTATCCGTTATTCAGTGGGTGAGATAGTTTCAATCATAAAATTAAGCCCAGAAATTCCTTTTTCACAGGCTTTATCTTGAAAAATGGAAGGGGCTTTTTCAATTTTACGTTTTAATGCGGCAATTTGATTGGCATAAATATCTGCGCCTGCAATGTCTGGGTTATCTTTTAAATATTCGATAAACACGTCCACATTCTGATAAAAATAGTCACAAGGTTTATCTGTGACATCAATCTTAGACAGATCTTTTAAAGAGTCAGGTAAAATATTATCTTTGGCCAACTCAATATATTCACCGTCTTTCACTTGTTGAATTGCGTTATCCACCTTCGCTTTTAAATTAAATAGCATCACGGCGACAGAGATCAGTGCAATGAGTAAAACAGCATTGGCGGCTAAACTAATACTCAGTAAATATTTTTTCATTGGTTTCCTCAATTTAGTCTCAATAACCGATTCATAACGCAAGAAATTTAAATTTTCTACTTAATAATCTAGCAGCAATGATTCTAGCTGTAACTAAGACAATCCTTGAAGCTTAACAAATCATCACTTATTTACTTTATGCCGTTTTGTGCCTTTCAATAATGGAGCGCTTTAATGGGATGAATTGATACGCTATGATCATACCAATTTATATGCATAGCTAATTTATGTTAAGTCAGATTTTTAGCACGTTATTTAACGAAATGCTGAATACGTGAACGGCAGTTAAAAGGAAACTCAATGGACAATATCACGATTAAAAATGTTGAAGAGATAGAATTAATGCGAGAATCTGGTCGATTACTTGCCAGCGTTTTTAAAATGTTGGATGAGTTTATCGTTCCCGGAATATCCACGATGGAAATTAACGACAAAGTCGAAAGCTATATTGTGAATGAACTTCAAGCGCGTCCTGCCAGTAAAGGCCAATATGGTTATCAATATGTTCTAAATACCTCAATTAATGAAGTTGTTTGCCATGGTGTGCCAAAAATCGATGAAATTTTAAAGCCAAAAGACATTATCAACGTGGATATTACCCTTGAGAAAAATGGCTTTATTGCTGATTCAAGTAAAATGTATGTGATGCCAGAGGCTTCCCCACTAGCCCGAAAATTAGTGAAAGACACCTATAATGCAATGTGGGAAGGGATCAAGCAGGTAAAACCTGGAGCGACGTTAGGTGACATTGGTTCTGCTATCCAACATCATGCGGAATCAAACGGTTATAGCGTCGTTCGCGAATATTGTGGGCACGGCATTGGTCGAAAAATGCATGAGGACCCGCAAGTATTACATTATGGAACCCGTGGACGCGGTGTAGTTCTAAAGGAAGGGATGACATTCACCATTGAACCGATGATCAACCAAGGTGGTATGAAAATAAAAACCAAAAAGGATGGTTGGACGGTCGTGACGCGAGATAAAAAGCTTTCTGCGCAGTCGGAACACACCATTTTGGTCACTAAAGATGGTTATGAAGTACTGACCCTGCGAGACGAAGAACGCTAATCCGACTTAGCTATAATTCGATTTAGTTCTAATACTGTCTACTTCTGATACTGCAAATCGCCATATTTACCATAGATTGAATATGGCGATATTTTTTATTAAGTTAAATTTTATACTTAAATTCTGAAACTATTCATTTATTGATGTCATTTCAACTTCAGTTATCGTTATTGGATAACAGCCCTGAAGCTTATTACCAAAATACTCAACAAAAAGGTAATTTCCATAGATATTCCGGATTTGATCGTGTTATATATCGGCAAATAAATTTTTCTGGTGCCACGCATGTTTAACCTCTCTGAGTTAATTAACGATACACCCATTGATTCTATTCTGTTATTTATTGTCACCTTCATTTTATTAATTATTTCTGCTTATATTGGGAAATATATTTTTAAACGCCGCAGTGCTCATGAAGAACTAGCGGATGATGAGGCTAAAATTATTTTAGGGGCGATTTTGTCGCTATTGGGTCTGTTGATTGGCTTTGTATTATCGATTTCTATCAATGGCTATAACAACCGCCAACAAACAGAAGAAAACGAAGCAATTGCGATTGGAAATGCCTATCAGCGAGCCCAATTACTCAGCGGTGATGAGCGGGCGGAAGCCTCATTGCTTATT is part of the Providencia zhijiangensis genome and harbors:
- the fabV gene encoding enoyl-ACP reductase FabV, with protein sequence MIIKPKIRGFICTTAHPAGCEAHVREQIAYVKSRGELKNGPKKVLVIGASTGYGLASRINAAFGSGAATIGVFFEKPGSESKTGSAGWYNAAGFDKAAKEAGLYAKSINGDAFSNECRQTVIDLIKQDLGQIDLVVYSLASPVRKMPETGEVVRSALKPIGEPYKSVALDTNKDVLIEAVVEPANEQEIEDTVKVMGGQDWELWMNALADAGVLADNAQSVAYSYIGTDLTWPIYWHGTLGKAKEDLDRAAHAINEKMAQKGGSAHVAVLKSVVTQASSAIPVMPLYISIVFKIMKEQGIHEGCIEQIQRLFATKLFSGETPETDEKNRLRLDDWELRDDVQETCRQIWKQLNDDNINALTDYQGYKAEFLRLFGFGLDGVDYEADLSGEVNFEVKELV
- a CDS encoding nicotinamide mononucleotide deamidase-related protein YfaY, whose protein sequence is MLIVEMLSTGDEVLHGQIVDTNAAWLADCLFQQGIPLHSRTTVGDSLDSLVETFIERSHHADVVIVNGGLGPTSDDLSALAAATAAGVPLVEHPEWIAVMESYFTARRREIPATNRKQAMLPANAELIDNPVGTACGFALYLNDCWFFFTPGVPSEFKVMVNEQIIPRLRQKLTLPEPPICLRLTSFGRSESSLARQFDPLELPKECVLGYRSSMPIIELKLTGPANQRNAMEQVWRVVKAGVGDNKVFEGTEGIGALVQEALEQQQLSVVTHEQFSAGLLYWTLNAAKVSVTQGNIEKSAVQSDLATLVQTAKNSRSLNQCEIGLVVGDYHEGVLSLALSTPTGSYAQSVNYLPRNHSELEKQQVSVMLMLDMLSRWLEGRPIIGDYEWLEQIQVMEVS
- a CDS encoding DUF5339 family protein; translation: MKKYLLSISLAANAVLLIALISVAVMLFNLKAKVDNAIQQVKDGEYIELAKDNILPDSLKDLSKIDVTDKPCDYFYQNVDVFIEYLKDNPDIAGADIYANQIAALKRKIEKAPSIFQDKACEKGISGLNFMIETISPTE
- the map gene encoding type I methionyl aminopeptidase; this encodes MDNITIKNVEEIELMRESGRLLASVFKMLDEFIVPGISTMEINDKVESYIVNELQARPASKGQYGYQYVLNTSINEVVCHGVPKIDEILKPKDIINVDITLEKNGFIADSSKMYVMPEASPLARKLVKDTYNAMWEGIKQVKPGATLGDIGSAIQHHAESNGYSVVREYCGHGIGRKMHEDPQVLHYGTRGRGVVLKEGMTFTIEPMINQGGMKIKTKKDGWTVVTRDKKLSAQSEHTILVTKDGYEVLTLRDEER